In Panacibacter ginsenosidivorans, the following proteins share a genomic window:
- a CDS encoding DUF4421 domain-containing protein, giving the protein MKNNKLYQLLTLATCLLFLMAPHQLFAQHKPGHDSIYFTTYPQRLTTRFYFSKKYTSVTFPAADKQNDLTYRANTPLTMGVGATYNNLSLNLSYGFGFLNPDDEKGKTKSIDLELHVYPYKWAIDVLGIHHKGMHIEPKGYAAVNANNYYYRPDVIMTLGGISAYRVINNDRFSYNAAMIQSEWQKRSAGSLLYGGEIYYGSIKADSSLVPVAKTSLFEQAGVDKMQFFTAGIGAGYAYTLVIEKHLFVMGSAIANIDINLSDEHNGNNQNKHTAVTPSFIYKAAVGYNSHDWVISANWAANTLWVNGESSARSYMIPTGNYRFILAKRIGIKRK; this is encoded by the coding sequence ATGAAAAATAATAAACTTTATCAGTTACTTACTTTGGCTACCTGCCTGTTATTTTTAATGGCGCCGCATCAACTATTTGCGCAACATAAGCCTGGACACGACAGTATTTATTTTACAACTTATCCGCAGAGACTTACCACCAGATTTTATTTTTCCAAAAAATACACATCAGTTACGTTTCCCGCAGCAGATAAACAAAACGATCTTACATACCGGGCCAATACGCCACTTACCATGGGTGTTGGTGCTACGTATAATAATTTGTCTTTGAACCTCTCATATGGTTTTGGTTTTCTTAATCCGGATGATGAGAAAGGGAAAACAAAAAGTATAGATCTTGAATTGCATGTTTATCCTTACAAATGGGCGATAGATGTGCTGGGCATTCACCATAAGGGTATGCATATTGAGCCTAAAGGTTACGCAGCAGTTAATGCAAACAATTATTATTATCGCCCGGATGTAATAATGACGCTTGGTGGAATTAGTGCGTATAGAGTAATTAATAACGACAGATTTTCTTACAATGCAGCCATGATACAAAGTGAATGGCAAAAGAGATCGGCTGGCTCTTTGTTATATGGCGGAGAAATTTATTATGGATCGATAAAAGCAGACAGTAGTTTAGTACCTGTGGCAAAAACAAGTTTGTTTGAGCAGGCAGGTGTAGATAAAATGCAGTTCTTTACAGCTGGCATTGGGGCAGGGTATGCATATACACTGGTAATAGAAAAGCATTTATTTGTAATGGGTTCTGCTATTGCCAATATAGATATTAATTTATCTGACGAACATAATGGAAATAATCAAAATAAACATACAGCGGTAACACCGTCTTTTATTTATAAAGCGGCTGTTGGTTACAATTCCCATGATTGGGTTATAAGTGCCAACTGGGCCGCCAATACTTTATGGGTAAATGGTGAATCTTCGGCAAGATCATACATGATCCCAACCGGTAACTATCGCTTTATTCTTGCTAAACGAATCGGGATAAAAAGAAAATAA
- a CDS encoding FAD-binding and (Fe-S)-binding domain-containing protein, producing MNEKLQQLAQSLEGDCYFDNKMRILYATDASAYREMPLAVTMPKSTDDIKKLIAFARANKTSLIPRTAGTSLAGQVVGSGIIVDVSKSFTQILELNKEEHWVRVQPGVIRDELNMFLKPHGLFFGPETSTANRAMIGGMVGNNSCGSNSVVYRSTREHLLEVKAILSDGSEAEFKTINAEEFHRKCEVETLEGKIYKKVRSILSNYDNQVEIRKEFPKKTVERRNTGYAVDLLLETAPFTAGEEGFNFCKLIAGSEGTLAFITEIKVNVVPLPPKETGLLCVHFNSIDEALRANLIGLKYHPSASELIDHYILECTKDNIEQRKNRFFVQGDPGAILVIEFAKEKREEIIPIAQQVEADMRAAGLGYHFPLLFGDDTKKIWTLRKAGLGLLSNLPGDDKAVPVIEDTAVDVNDLPDFIAEFNVILKKHNLYSVHYAHAGSGEIHLRPIINLKTEEGNHLFRTIAEEIATLVKKYHGSLSGEHGDGRLRGEFIKQMVGEKNYQLLRDIKYTWDPENIFNPNKIVDTPSMNSMLRYTPGQHTPKFDTVFRYYNQDVLQHAEQCNGSGDCRKTHLSGGTMCPSFMATRNEKDTTRARANILREFLTHSDKVNRFDHKEIYEVMDLCLSCKGCKSECPSNVDVAKLKAEFMQHYYDANGVPFRSRLIANFSNSARLGAIMPGVYNFVMTNKTISTLVKKISGFAVDRSMPTMYKTTLMSWYKKHQTQNSKVKSQKRIYLFCDEFTNYNDTEIGIKAIQLLERLGYEVIIPKHEESGRAWLSKGLIREAKKMANKNIKLLCSLISEETPLIGIEPSAILTFRDEYVDLADDDLYTTAVEMSKSVFTIDEFIAKEIQNGNICKEQFTKEKKKIMLHGHCQQKALSSVAPTVQALTLPENYTVETIPSGCCGMAGSFGYEKEHYDLSMKIGELVLFPAVRKQIDDVVIAAPGTSCRHQVKDGTGKHAKHPVEILYEALM from the coding sequence ATGAACGAAAAGTTGCAGCAGTTAGCCCAATCACTGGAAGGAGATTGTTATTTCGACAATAAGATGCGTATTTTATATGCTACGGACGCATCTGCCTACCGCGAAATGCCATTAGCGGTAACCATGCCAAAATCAACTGATGACATTAAAAAACTGATTGCATTTGCACGTGCCAATAAAACTTCGCTGATACCAAGAACGGCAGGTACATCTCTGGCAGGGCAAGTGGTGGGAAGCGGCATTATCGTTGATGTATCAAAATCATTTACTCAAATACTTGAACTGAATAAAGAAGAACATTGGGTGCGGGTGCAGCCTGGTGTAATTCGTGATGAACTGAATATGTTTCTTAAACCACATGGTTTATTTTTTGGCCCCGAAACATCAACTGCCAATCGTGCTATGATCGGTGGTATGGTGGGGAACAATTCCTGTGGCTCCAATTCTGTTGTGTACAGGAGCACAAGAGAACATTTACTGGAAGTAAAAGCAATTCTTAGTGATGGAAGTGAAGCTGAATTTAAAACGATAAATGCTGAAGAATTTCACCGAAAATGTGAAGTGGAAACACTGGAAGGAAAGATCTATAAAAAAGTTAGGAGCATTTTAAGTAACTACGACAACCAGGTAGAAATAAGAAAAGAATTTCCCAAGAAAACAGTTGAAAGAAGAAATACCGGTTATGCAGTTGATCTGCTATTGGAGACTGCGCCATTTACTGCGGGTGAAGAGGGTTTCAATTTTTGTAAACTCATTGCTGGCTCTGAAGGTACACTTGCTTTTATTACAGAAATAAAAGTAAATGTAGTTCCATTGCCGCCAAAAGAAACAGGTTTGCTTTGTGTGCATTTTAATTCCATTGATGAAGCATTAAGAGCAAATCTTATCGGTTTAAAATATCACCCATCTGCCAGTGAATTAATAGATCATTATATACTTGAATGCACAAAGGATAATATTGAACAGCGCAAGAACAGGTTTTTTGTGCAGGGAGATCCTGGTGCAATACTCGTAATTGAATTTGCAAAAGAAAAAAGAGAAGAAATTATTCCAATTGCTCAACAGGTAGAAGCAGATATGCGTGCTGCTGGTTTAGGTTATCATTTCCCTTTATTGTTTGGTGACGATACCAAGAAGATCTGGACATTGCGTAAAGCTGGTCTTGGCTTATTGAGTAACCTGCCCGGCGATGATAAAGCCGTTCCTGTAATTGAGGACACTGCCGTTGATGTAAATGACCTTCCGGATTTTATTGCAGAATTCAATGTTATCTTAAAGAAGCACAATTTGTATTCAGTGCATTATGCGCATGCAGGAAGTGGTGAGATCCATTTAAGGCCGATCATTAATTTAAAAACAGAAGAAGGCAATCATCTTTTCAGAACGATTGCAGAAGAGATCGCAACACTCGTAAAAAAATATCATGGCTCTTTAAGTGGTGAACATGGTGATGGACGGCTACGTGGCGAATTCATTAAACAAATGGTGGGTGAAAAAAATTACCAGTTATTAAGAGATATAAAATATACCTGGGACCCTGAAAATATTTTCAATCCCAATAAGATCGTTGACACACCTTCCATGAACAGCATGCTGCGTTATACACCCGGCCAGCATACACCAAAATTCGATACAGTGTTCAGGTATTATAACCAGGATGTATTGCAGCATGCAGAACAATGTAATGGCAGTGGCGATTGCAGGAAAACACATTTATCTGGCGGTACGATGTGCCCCTCTTTTATGGCCACAAGGAATGAAAAAGATACCACAAGAGCAAGGGCAAATATCTTAAGAGAATTTCTTACGCATTCAGATAAGGTTAACCGGTTTGATCATAAAGAAATTTATGAAGTGATGGATCTTTGTTTGAGTTGCAAAGGTTGTAAGTCTGAATGTCCGAGTAATGTGGATGTTGCCAAACTGAAAGCAGAATTTATGCAGCATTACTATGATGCCAATGGCGTTCCTTTCAGAAGCAGGCTGATAGCGAACTTCAGTAATTCTGCAAGGCTTGGTGCTATTATGCCGGGGGTGTACAATTTTGTGATGACTAACAAAACTATAAGTACACTCGTTAAAAAAATATCAGGCTTTGCCGTTGACAGGTCGATGCCGACGATGTATAAAACAACGTTGATGAGCTGGTATAAAAAGCATCAAACTCAAAACTCAAAAGTCAAAAGTCAAAAAAGAATTTATCTTTTTTGTGATGAATTCACTAATTACAACGATACAGAAATTGGCATAAAAGCTATACAACTTTTAGAGCGCTTGGGCTACGAAGTTATCATTCCGAAACATGAAGAAAGCGGCCGTGCCTGGTTGAGCAAAGGTTTAATAAGAGAAGCAAAAAAAATGGCCAACAAAAACATCAAACTGTTGTGTTCACTGATCAGCGAAGAAACACCGCTTATTGGTATAGAACCTTCTGCTATTCTTACTTTCAGGGATGAATATGTAGATCTTGCAGATGATGACCTTTACACCACCGCCGTAGAAATGAGTAAATCTGTGTTTACAATTGATGAGTTTATTGCAAAAGAAATTCAAAATGGCAACATATGTAAAGAACAATTCACCAAAGAAAAAAAGAAGATAATGCTGCACGGCCATTGCCAGCAGAAAGCATTGTCTTCTGTTGCACCTACTGTACAAGCACTAACACTTCCGGAAAATTATACTGTTGAAACAATCCCTTCAGGTTGTTGCGGTATGGCTGGTTCTTTTGGTTATGAGAAGGAACACTATGATCTTTCCATGAAAATTGGAGAACTTGTTTTATTTCCTGCAGTTCGCAAACAAATAGATGATGTGGTCATTGCTGCACCGGGTACCAGTTGCCGCCACCAGGTAAAAGATGGAACAGGCAAACATGCGAAACATCCCGTGGAGATTTTATATGAAGCGTTGATGTAA